The following proteins come from a genomic window of Algihabitans albus:
- a CDS encoding fused MFS/spermidine synthase encodes MALFIGGGAYTLPRAWQAKYPAARQVVVEIDPAVTAVAQAHFWFDPAGIELRHEDGRLALTRMPPDRRFDVIVGDAFHDFSAPPHLVTQEFAQLLHRRLAPGGFYAQNLIDSSEDPRFLYAFVATFRRVFGHVEVWVDLDQLGSGARSTFLVVAGDAASRRPQLASARHRWVIWPAEILNPRLAAADVPVLTDDFAPVGRLMPQWGHEACPLRSPS; translated from the coding sequence TTGGCGCTGTTCATTGGCGGCGGTGCCTACACCCTGCCGCGTGCCTGGCAGGCGAAGTATCCCGCCGCGCGTCAGGTTGTCGTGGAGATCGACCCGGCGGTGACGGCCGTCGCCCAAGCGCACTTCTGGTTCGACCCCGCGGGCATCGAGCTGCGTCACGAGGACGGCCGTCTGGCCTTGACCAGGATGCCGCCGGACCGGCGCTTCGACGTCATCGTCGGCGATGCCTTCCACGACTTCTCCGCGCCGCCGCATCTGGTGACGCAGGAGTTTGCCCAGCTACTGCATCGGCGGCTGGCACCCGGCGGGTTCTATGCCCAGAACCTGATCGACAGTTCCGAGGATCCGCGGTTTCTCTACGCTTTCGTCGCCACCTTCCGGCGGGTCTTCGGCCATGTCGAGGTTTGGGTCGATCTCGATCAGCTCGGCTCTGGTGCGCGCAGTACCTTTCTCGTGGTCGCGGGCGATGCTGCCAGCCGGCGCCCGCAGCTCGCTTCGGCGCGGCATCGCTGGGTGATCTGGCCGGCCGAAATCCTGAATCCGCGTTTGGCGGCGGCCGATGTACCGGTCTTGACGGACGACTTCGCGCCGGTCGGGCGCCTGATGCCGCAATGGGGTCACGAGGCGTGTCCGCTCCGCTCACCGTCCTGA